A section of the Pseudomonas flavescens genome encodes:
- the trxA gene encoding thioredoxin: MSDTPYIFDINGAVQFEQLVIENSFSKPVLVDFWADWCAPCKALMPLLTQITEGYQGELLLAKVNCDIEQEIVARFGIRSLPTVVLFKNGQPVDGFQGAQPESAIRALLQPHVPEPQAPEADLLDVAQEAFADGRIGEAEALLKQKLGEDNSNAAALILYARCLAERGELGEAQQVLDAVQGDEHKQALAGARAQLTFLREAADLPDAATLKSRLAQNAEDDEAAYQLAIQQLARQQYEPALDALLKLFVRNRNYADGLPHKTLLQVFDLLGNDHPLVTTYRRRVYQALY, encoded by the coding sequence ATGAGCGACACCCCGTACATCTTCGATATCAATGGCGCCGTCCAGTTTGAACAGCTGGTGATCGAGAACTCGTTCAGCAAACCGGTACTGGTGGACTTCTGGGCCGACTGGTGTGCGCCGTGCAAGGCGTTGATGCCCCTGCTGACGCAGATCACCGAGGGCTATCAGGGCGAACTGCTGCTGGCCAAGGTCAACTGCGATATCGAACAGGAAATCGTCGCGCGCTTCGGCATCCGCAGCCTGCCGACCGTGGTGCTGTTCAAGAATGGCCAGCCGGTCGACGGTTTTCAGGGGGCGCAACCCGAGTCGGCGATCCGCGCCCTGCTCCAGCCCCATGTTCCAGAACCTCAGGCGCCCGAGGCCGATCTGCTGGACGTCGCCCAGGAAGCCTTCGCCGATGGCCGCATCGGCGAAGCCGAAGCCCTGCTCAAGCAAAAGCTCGGCGAGGACAACAGCAACGCTGCCGCACTGATTCTGTATGCACGCTGCCTGGCAGAGCGCGGCGAACTGGGTGAGGCGCAACAGGTACTCGATGCCGTCCAGGGTGATGAACACAAACAGGCCCTGGCCGGAGCCCGCGCGCAACTGACCTTCCTGCGTGAAGCGGCCGATCTGCCGGATGCCGCCACCCTGAAGAGCCGTCTGGCGCAGAACGCCGAGGACGACGAAGCCGCCTATCAACTGGCCATTCAGCAGCTCGCCCGCCAGCAGTATGAGCCGGCTCTGGACGCCCTGCTGAAACTCTTCGTGCGCAACCGCAACTACGCCGACGGCCTGCCGCACAAGACGTTGCTGCAGGTGTTCGACCTGCTCGGCAACGACCACCCGCTGGTAACCACCTACCGCCGCCGGGTGTATCAGGCGCTCTATTGA
- a CDS encoding DUF3299 domain-containing protein, with protein MFRALLIALLMTLAAPLWAAELRTLNWQELIPKDAPPQIAQMTPMHDMSQLGDALSEGGAASLQQFPSAPVVKEMEGQQVKIPGYIVPLDVTEEGRVTEFLLVPYFGACIHVPPPPSNQIIHVTAELGVLLDALYQPFWIEGPLKVEHSSSELAEVGYQMAADKIYPYELPAN; from the coding sequence ATGTTTCGCGCTCTGCTCATCGCCCTTCTCATGACCCTGGCGGCTCCGCTATGGGCAGCCGAACTGCGTACGCTGAACTGGCAGGAGCTGATCCCCAAGGATGCACCGCCGCAGATCGCCCAGATGACGCCCATGCATGACATGTCGCAGTTGGGTGACGCGCTGTCCGAAGGGGGCGCCGCTTCTCTGCAGCAGTTTCCGTCCGCGCCGGTGGTCAAGGAGATGGAAGGCCAGCAGGTCAAGATTCCGGGCTACATCGTGCCGCTGGACGTGACCGAGGAAGGCCGCGTTACCGAGTTCCTGCTGGTGCCCTACTTCGGCGCCTGCATCCACGTACCGCCACCACCCTCCAACCAGATCATCCATGTCACCGCCGAACTGGGCGTGCTGCTCGACGCGCTGTACCAGCCGTTCTGGATCGAGGGCCCACTGAAGGTCGAGCACAGCAGCAGCGAGCTGGCCGAAGTCGGTTATCAGATGGCAGCGGACAAGATCTACCCGTACGAGCTGCCGGCCAACTGA
- a CDS encoding ABC transporter ATP-binding protein, translating into MTSALIELTDLGFAWPGQDELLDIPNFHLQRGETLFLKGPSGSGKTTLLGLLGGVQKPGRGKIRLLGEDLAALSAARRDRFRVDHTGYIFQQFNLLPFLSVRANVELPCRFSSLRAQRAAQRYGSVDQAAAKLLEHLGLRPELLERRADSLSIGQQQRVAAARALIGQPELVIADEPTSALDADARQAFLELLFGECRDVGASLLFVSHDQSLAPLFDRSLSLAELNRASKPQEV; encoded by the coding sequence ATGACCTCAGCACTGATCGAACTCACCGACCTCGGCTTCGCCTGGCCCGGCCAGGACGAGCTTCTGGATATTCCGAACTTTCATCTGCAGCGCGGCGAGACCCTGTTTCTCAAGGGCCCCAGCGGCAGTGGCAAGACCACCCTGCTCGGATTGCTCGGCGGTGTGCAGAAACCTGGCCGAGGCAAGATTCGTCTGCTCGGCGAGGATCTCGCCGCCCTCTCGGCCGCCCGCCGGGATCGTTTCCGTGTCGACCACACCGGCTACATCTTCCAGCAATTCAACCTGCTGCCCTTTCTCAGCGTTCGCGCCAACGTCGAGCTGCCCTGCCGCTTCTCCAGCCTTCGCGCACAACGTGCAGCGCAGCGCTATGGCAGCGTGGATCAGGCGGCGGCGAAACTGTTGGAACACCTCGGCCTGCGCCCGGAGTTGCTCGAACGGCGTGCGGATTCGCTGTCCATCGGCCAGCAACAACGCGTAGCCGCGGCTCGCGCACTGATCGGCCAGCCGGAACTGGTGATTGCCGACGAACCGACTTCGGCGCTGGACGCCGATGCGCGTCAGGCGTTCCTCGAGCTGCTGTTCGGCGAATGCCGTGATGTCGGCGCCAGCCTGCTGTTCGTCAGCCACGACCAGAGCCTGGCCCCGCTGTTCGACCGCAGCCTGTCGCTGGCCGAACTGAACCGCGCCAGCAAACCCCAGGAGGTCTGA
- a CDS encoding DUF2796 domain-containing protein, translated as MRRLLLALPFALLPLAAAHAQNHDHDHDHEHGSLGKHEHGVATLNVALEGNELEIELESPAMNIVGFEHAATSEADKKTVAAARALLEKPLALFSLPAAAGCSLTEHELKSPLFGNDDHDHDEAAAGHDHDHEHSDIDADYSFTCKQPDALKTLDLSAFYKQFPATQKINVQLIGPSGQQGVESTPANAQLKF; from the coding sequence ATGCGCCGCCTACTGCTCGCCCTGCCCTTCGCCCTGCTTCCCCTGGCCGCTGCTCACGCGCAGAATCATGACCACGATCACGACCATGAACACGGTAGCCTCGGCAAGCATGAGCACGGCGTCGCCACGCTGAACGTCGCGCTCGAGGGCAACGAGCTGGAGATCGAACTGGAAAGCCCGGCCATGAACATCGTCGGTTTCGAGCACGCGGCAACCAGCGAGGCCGACAAGAAAACCGTCGCTGCCGCTCGCGCCTTGCTGGAAAAACCACTCGCCCTGTTCAGCCTGCCCGCTGCTGCCGGTTGCAGCCTCACCGAGCATGAACTGAAAAGCCCACTGTTCGGCAACGATGACCATGATCACGATGAAGCTGCCGCTGGCCACGATCACGACCATGAGCACAGCGACATCGATGCCGACTACAGCTTCACCTGCAAGCAGCCGGACGCCCTGAAGACGCTCGACCTGTCGGCCTTCTACAAGCAGTTCCCGGCGACCCAGAAGATCAACGTGCAACTGATCGGCCCAAGCGGCCAGCAAGGTGTCGAGTCGACGCCAGCCAATGCACAATTGAAGTTCTGA
- a CDS encoding NAD-dependent epimerase/dehydratase family protein has protein sequence MSDRPILVTGGAGFIGSNLIDALLARGHSVRVLDNLSMGKLANLPVNDPRLTFIEGDVADAGLVSRAVAGCGAVVHLAAVASVQASVDDPVSTHQSNFIGTLNICEAMREHGVRRVVFASSAAVYGNNGEGLAIDENTAKAPLTPYAADKLASEHYLEFYARQHGLEPAIFRFFNVFGPRQDPSSPYSGVISIFTQRAQQGLPISVFGDGEQTRDFFYVADLVELLQQALDAEQVAQGAVNVGWNQTVSLKQLLAQIGELLGGLPAVTHLDPRAGDIRHSRADNGRLATHYQLPAQTTLRDGLAALLNS, from the coding sequence ATGTCTGATCGACCCATTCTCGTTACCGGCGGTGCCGGTTTCATCGGCTCCAACCTGATCGACGCCCTGCTGGCGCGCGGCCACAGCGTTCGTGTGCTGGACAACCTGTCCATGGGCAAGCTGGCCAATCTGCCGGTGAACGATCCGCGGCTGACCTTCATCGAGGGCGATGTGGCAGACGCCGGGCTCGTCAGTCGGGCCGTGGCCGGCTGTGGCGCGGTGGTGCATCTCGCCGCCGTGGCGTCGGTGCAGGCGTCGGTGGACGATCCGGTCAGTACTCACCAGAGCAATTTCATCGGCACCCTGAACATCTGCGAGGCCATGCGCGAGCACGGCGTGCGACGTGTGGTGTTCGCCTCCAGCGCCGCGGTCTACGGCAACAACGGGGAGGGGCTGGCGATCGATGAAAACACCGCCAAGGCACCGCTGACGCCCTATGCAGCCGACAAGCTGGCCAGCGAACATTACCTGGAGTTCTACGCGCGCCAGCATGGCCTGGAGCCGGCGATCTTCCGCTTCTTCAACGTCTTCGGCCCGCGTCAGGATCCGTCCTCGCCGTATTCCGGGGTGATCAGCATCTTCACTCAGCGCGCCCAGCAGGGGCTGCCGATCAGTGTGTTCGGCGACGGTGAGCAGACCCGCGATTTCTTCTATGTCGCCGATCTGGTCGAGTTGCTGCAGCAGGCGCTGGACGCCGAGCAAGTAGCGCAAGGCGCGGTGAACGTCGGTTGGAACCAGACCGTAAGCCTCAAGCAACTGCTGGCGCAGATCGGCGAGCTGCTTGGCGGCCTGCCGGCAGTCACCCACCTCGATCCACGGGCGGGCGACATCCGTCATTCCCGCGCAGACAATGGTCGCCTGGCCACGCATTATCAGTTGCCCGCGCAGACCACATTGCGCGATGGGCTGGCCGCGTTGCTCAATAGCTGA
- a CDS encoding ABC transporter permease has product MFLLRLALASLANRRFTALLTVFAIALSVCLLLAVERVRTEARASFANTISGTDLIVGARSGSVNLLLYSVFRIGNATNNIRWDSFEKLAAHRQVDWAIPISLGDSHRGYRVMGTDTGYFDHYHYGRGQALQVAQGERFHDLFDVVLGAEVAQALNYKLGDKLVLSHGVAAISLQQHDDKPFVVSGILARTGTPVDRTLHISLEGMEALHVDWQNGVPARGAGKISAEQAREMNLQPKAITAVMLGLKSKIATFAVQREVNEYRGEPLLAILPGVALQELWSLMGTAEKALFVVSLFVVLTGLIGMLTAILTSLNERRREMAILRSVGARPWHVASLLILEAFSLAAAGVVAGVALLYGGIAGAQGYVQANYGLYLPLSAPTPYEWTLLGAILAAALLMGCVPAWRAYRQSLADGLSIRL; this is encoded by the coding sequence GTGTTCCTGTTACGACTCGCCTTGGCCAGCCTGGCCAACCGCCGCTTCACCGCTCTGCTCACGGTCTTCGCCATCGCACTGTCGGTGTGTCTGCTGCTCGCCGTGGAGCGGGTGCGCACCGAAGCCCGCGCCAGCTTCGCCAATACCATCAGTGGTACCGACCTGATCGTCGGCGCCCGTTCCGGCAGCGTGAATCTGCTGCTGTACTCGGTGTTCCGCATCGGCAACGCCACCAACAACATCCGCTGGGACAGTTTCGAGAAGCTCGCCGCGCACCGCCAGGTCGACTGGGCCATCCCGATTTCCCTGGGCGACTCGCACCGGGGCTACCGGGTGATGGGCACCGACACGGGTTATTTCGACCATTACCACTATGGTCGTGGCCAGGCATTGCAGGTTGCCCAGGGCGAACGCTTTCACGATCTGTTCGACGTGGTGCTTGGCGCCGAAGTGGCCCAGGCCCTGAACTACAAGCTCGGCGACAAACTGGTGCTGTCCCATGGCGTGGCGGCCATCAGCCTGCAGCAACACGATGACAAGCCGTTCGTGGTCAGCGGCATCCTCGCCCGCACCGGCACGCCCGTGGATCGCACCCTGCATATTTCCCTGGAGGGCATGGAAGCGCTGCATGTCGACTGGCAGAACGGTGTCCCCGCCCGCGGTGCTGGCAAGATAAGCGCTGAACAGGCCCGTGAGATGAATCTGCAGCCCAAGGCCATCACCGCGGTGATGCTCGGCCTGAAGAGCAAGATCGCCACTTTCGCAGTCCAGCGCGAGGTCAACGAGTACCGCGGCGAACCGCTGCTGGCGATTCTCCCTGGCGTTGCCCTGCAGGAATTGTGGAGCCTGATGGGCACGGCGGAGAAGGCGCTGTTCGTGGTGTCGCTGTTCGTCGTACTGACTGGGTTGATCGGCATGCTCACGGCCATCCTCACCAGCCTCAACGAGCGGCGCCGGGAGATGGCCATCCTGCGTTCGGTGGGCGCACGGCCGTGGCACGTCGCCAGTTTGCTGATCCTCGAAGCCTTCTCCCTGGCGGCGGCTGGCGTCGTCGCCGGTGTCGCCCTGCTGTACGGCGGCATCGCCGGTGCACAGGGCTATGTGCAGGCCAACTACGGGCTGTATCTGCCATTGAGTGCACCGACACCCTATGAGTGGACGCTGCTCGGCGCTATTCTGGCGGCCGCTCTGCTGATGGGCTGCGTACCGGCCTGGCGGGCCTATCGGCAGTCATTAGCAGATGGTCTGTCCATCCGCCTCTGA
- a CDS encoding OmpW/AlkL family protein, which produces MYKSLFSASLIALALAAPAAQAHQAGDILVRAGAITVNPKADSSTVKVDRGGLAGTDLGGKATMSSDTQLGLNFAYMLTDNIGLELLAATPFEHDVKIKGTALDAANGKLGTLKHLPPTLSVVYYPLDSKSLFQPYIGAGINYTWIYDEHVGSRATSAGFDNFRAKNSWGLAWQIGADYMLTDNLLINAQARYIDIDTTAYVDHPGLGVRAKVDVDVDPFVYMVGLGYKF; this is translated from the coding sequence ATGTACAAGTCGCTGTTCTCTGCCTCTCTGATCGCCCTGGCGCTGGCTGCCCCTGCGGCGCAGGCGCACCAGGCCGGAGATATCCTCGTGCGCGCGGGCGCCATCACGGTCAATCCGAAGGCCGACAGTTCCACGGTCAAGGTCGACCGTGGCGGCCTCGCCGGTACCGACCTGGGCGGCAAGGCGACCATGAGCAGTGACACGCAGCTGGGCCTCAACTTCGCCTACATGCTCACCGACAACATCGGCCTCGAGCTGCTTGCCGCAACACCGTTCGAACACGACGTGAAAATCAAGGGAACCGCGCTGGATGCCGCCAACGGTAAACTCGGCACCTTGAAACACCTGCCGCCGACCCTGAGCGTGGTCTACTACCCGCTCGACTCGAAATCGCTGTTCCAACCCTATATCGGCGCCGGCATCAACTACACCTGGATCTACGACGAGCACGTGGGCAGCCGCGCCACCTCGGCCGGCTTCGACAATTTCCGGGCGAAGAATTCCTGGGGCCTGGCCTGGCAGATCGGTGCCGACTACATGCTCACCGACAACCTGCTGATCAACGCCCAGGCGCGCTACATCGACATCGACACCACCGCCTATGTCGACCATCCCGGCCTCGGCGTGCGCGCCAAGGTCGACGTCGACGTCGATCCGTTCGTGTACATGGTTGGCCTGGGCTACAAGTTCTAA